A genome region from Oryzias melastigma strain HK-1 linkage group LG12, ASM292280v2, whole genome shotgun sequence includes the following:
- the LOC112136152 gene encoding zinc finger protein 135, with protein MSSLESFQSQLCSVMESLSGAAVAELGRLLKQSSADVWTGPAVDPVMVAGREGERDRQQLVQKITDWFASFMEAWTKDAVARILKMLKSSECQVSPAEQSKRLKIRTKPRSKTVKGSVASRRTAAMTEQTDSAAETALPDSGEGGAVPEDSDSMSEQKQAAGRFQCPSCDKTFALKCLMNRHFLIHSRPHLCSQCGKRFAALRGLTAHSRTHTGQKLHRCAQCGTGFAYKSSFQRHMQKHTVEKGRTHTCPACQLEFWGEQAFQRHRCCALTKTFQCCVCPETFECRQTLANHENLHSGARDFVCESCGERFLSATSLAVHRVIHVQNEDGLLSKGGGDKAFTCDVCGKRCSHRSALKHHMLTHTGERPYVCETCGKRCSHASALQNHLRVHTGRKPGQKPTCRVCRKKFSSAVKLKYHMSVHTGEKPYACDQCDKRFSNPSNLQVHRRIHSGEKKYGCSVCGRRFIQRVGLKLHRRVHTGETPFHCSTCGRGFTHRCDFRKHQRRHEGRDETAADVSTLC; from the exons ATGTCCAGCCTGGAGAGCTTTCAGAGTCAGCTGTGTTCTGTTATGGAGAGTCTGTCGGGAGCGGCGGTGGCAGAGCTGGGCAGGCTTCTGAAGCAGAGTTCGGCTGATGTCTGGACCGGGCCTGCTGTGGATCCAGTTATGGTTGCGGGGCGCGAGGGAGAGCGGGACCGACAACAGCTTGTTCAAAAGATAACG GATTGGTTTGCGTCCTTCATGGAAGCATGGACCAAAGATGCCGTGGCGAGGattctgaagatgctgaagtcatCTGAATGTCAGGTTTCCCCTGCAGAGCAGAGCAAACGCCTAAAGATTAGAACTAAACCGAGAAGCAAAACAGTGAAGGGAAGTGTTGCATCCAGAAGAA CTGCAGCCATGACTGAGCAGACAGACTCTGCCGCTGAAACTGCTCTTCCGGATTCCGGTGAAGGAGGAGCCGTCCCGGAGGACTCCGACTCCATGAGTGAGCAGAAGCAGGCAGCAGGACGCTTCCAGTGCCCTTCATGTGACAAAACGTTTGCTCTGAAGTGTCTGATGAACCGACACTTCCTGATCCACAGCCGGCCTCACCTCTGCTCTCAGTGCGGCAAACGCTTCGCCGCTCTCCGTGGACTGACCGCACATTCCAGGACGCACACGGGGCAGAAGCTGCACAGATGCGCTCAGTGCGGGACGGGGTTCGCCTACAAGTCCAGCTTTCAGAGGCACATGCAGAAGCACACCGTGGAGAAAGGCAGGACGCACACGTGTCCGGCGTGCCAGCTTGAGTTCTGGGGGGAGCAGGCGTTTCAGCGCCACAGGTGCTGCGCTCTGACGAAGACCTTCCAGTGCTGCGTCTGTCCAGAAACCTTTGAGTGCCGACAGACTTTAGCCAACCACGAAAACCTCCACTCTGGAGCCCGGGACTTTGTCTGTGAAAGCTGTGGCGAGCGTTTCCTCTCCGCCACGTCGCTAGCCGTGCACAGAGTGATCCATGTCCAGAACGAAGACGGCCTCCTGAGCAAAGGGGGCGGAGACAAGGCCTTCACCTGCGACGTCTGCGGCAAACGCTGCAGTCACCGCAGCGCGCTGAAGCACCACATGCTGACCCACACCGGCGAGCGGCCGTACGTCTGCGAGACGTGCGGCAAGCGCTGCAGCCACGCCAGCGCGCTGCAGAACCACCTGAGGGTCCACACGGGGAGGAAACCGGGCCAGAAGCCCACCTGCAGAGTCTGCAGGAAGAAATTCAGCTCCGCCGTCAAGCTGAAGTACCACATGAGCGTCCACACGGGAGAAAAGCCGTACGCCTGCGATCAGTGCGACAAGCGCTTCAGCAACCCCAGTAACCTGCAGGTGCACCGCAGGATCCACTCCGGGGAGAAGAAGTACGGCTGCAGCGTCTGCGGGAGGAGGTTCATCCAGAGAGTCGGTCTGAAGCTCCACAGACGGGTCCACACCGGGGAGACGCCCTTCCACTGCTCCacctgtgggaggggcttcaccCACAGGTGTGACTTCAGGAAACACCAGAGGAGACACGAGGGAAGAGATGAAACGGCTGCAGACGTTTCTACTCTGTGCTGA